The Clostridium sporogenes genome contains a region encoding:
- a CDS encoding GIY-YIG nuclease family protein: MAYVYIVECKDGTLYTGWTTDIERRISEHNKGKGAKYTRVRRPVVLKHSEKFDTNREAMKRECEIKKLSRKDKIKLFDYN, encoded by the coding sequence ATGGCATATGTTTATATAGTAGAATGTAAAGATGGAACTTTATATACAGGATGGACAACAGATATTGAAAGAAGAATAAGTGAGCACAATAAAGGAAAGGGTGCAAAATATACAAGAGTTAGAAGACCAGTAGTTTTAAAACATTCTGAGAAATTTGATACAAATAGAGAAGCTATGAAAAGAGAATGTGAAATAAAAAAACTATCCAGAAAGGATAAAATAAAATTATTTGATTATAATTAG
- the pepV gene encoding dipeptidase PepV, which produces MEINKIIEELKGDLIDSTAELIKIKSIEGEAKEGKPYGEGVASALEKALEISEKLGFKTVNVDGYVGYAEYGEGDDYIGVLGHLDLVPEGDGWKYPPYGAEIHDGKMYGRGTTDDKGPIMAALYGLKAIKEAKLPLSKKVRILFGTNEETGSNEISHYLAKEKPPILGFTPDAEYPIIYAEKGITRFDVVKKLEIKSDKQIKLKYVKGGDAPNIVPDYCEAGIECPDPDMIIKSVEYCANKNGIDLKAKEKEGLVVVESVGVAAHGSTPEVGKNAIMQMFKFLADLPLGHCDELQFIRFFNNNVANETDGKSFGVCLEDEPSGKTTFNVGIVSMNNDEIRLALDIRYPVTYKAEDLMERFNKKIEGTGIEIENFENLPSLYFNAEHKLIKSLQKVYKEQTGKEPTLLAIGGGTYAKDMPNMVAFGPIFPGDPDIIHKKNEYIKIEDLILNAKIYGHAIYELAK; this is translated from the coding sequence TTGGAGATAAATAAAATAATAGAAGAGTTAAAAGGTGATCTTATAGACTCTACTGCAGAATTGATTAAAATTAAAAGTATAGAAGGCGAAGCAAAGGAAGGTAAACCTTATGGGGAAGGCGTAGCCAGTGCATTGGAAAAAGCATTAGAAATAAGTGAAAAGTTAGGATTTAAAACTGTAAACGTAGACGGATATGTTGGATATGCTGAATATGGTGAAGGTGATGACTATATAGGTGTTTTAGGTCATTTAGATTTAGTACCAGAAGGAGATGGATGGAAGTATCCACCTTATGGAGCAGAAATACATGATGGAAAAATGTATGGTAGAGGAACTACAGATGATAAAGGTCCTATAATGGCAGCACTTTATGGTTTAAAAGCTATAAAAGAAGCAAAACTTCCTTTATCTAAAAAGGTTAGAATTTTATTTGGGACAAATGAGGAAACAGGATCTAATGAAATATCACATTATTTAGCAAAGGAAAAACCACCGATACTTGGCTTTACTCCTGATGCTGAATATCCAATAATCTATGCTGAAAAAGGAATTACAAGATTTGATGTAGTAAAAAAATTAGAAATTAAAAGTGATAAGCAGATTAAGTTAAAATATGTTAAAGGTGGAGATGCTCCTAATATCGTGCCAGATTATTGTGAAGCTGGTATAGAGTGTCCAGATCCAGATATGATAATAAAATCTGTAGAATATTGCGCAAATAAGAATGGAATAGACTTAAAAGCAAAAGAAAAAGAAGGACTAGTTGTAGTTGAATCTGTTGGTGTAGCTGCTCACGGAAGTACACCAGAAGTTGGAAAAAATGCCATAATGCAAATGTTTAAATTTTTAGCAGACCTTCCATTAGGGCATTGTGATGAGTTACAATTTATTAGATTCTTTAATAATAATGTAGCAAATGAAACTGATGGTAAATCTTTTGGAGTATGCTTAGAGGACGAACCTTCAGGTAAAACAACCTTTAATGTTGGAATTGTATCTATGAATAATGATGAAATAAGATTGGCATTAGACATAAGATATCCTGTTACATATAAAGCAGAAGATCTTATGGAAAGATTCAATAAGAAAATAGAAGGAACAGGAATAGAAATAGAAAATTTTGAAAATCTACCTTCTTTATATTTCAATGCTGAACATAAATTGATAAAATCATTACAAAAAGTATATAAAGAACAAACAGGAAAAGAACCAACATTATTGGCTATAGGTGGAGGAACTTATGCAAAAGATATGCCTAATATGGTTGCTTTTGGGCCGATTTTCCCAGGAGATCCAGATATAATTCACAAAAAGAATGAATATATAAAGATTGAAGATTTAATATTAAACGCTAAAATATATGGACATGCTATATATGAGTTAGCCAAATAG
- a CDS encoding RNA polymerase sigma factor encodes MGLSDEELVNEIISGNQSAMEVLVSRNYKLVYAFIYRNVGEYHTTLDLTQESFIKIMKNLKIFKSHKGNFQCWILKIALNVCKDYWKSAYVKHNTVDDSSLEQVYEEENVINYLEKIEERQEIKKAMMLLPEEQREVIILRYYNDLKIRDIANITEIKEATVKSRLRLAIGKLKTLLQRGDSNERNKRSI; translated from the coding sequence TTGGGACTGAGTGATGAAGAATTGGTTAATGAGATTATTAGTGGAAACCAATCTGCTATGGAAGTACTTGTAAGTAGAAATTATAAATTGGTATATGCTTTTATATATAGAAATGTAGGAGAGTATCATACTACACTGGATTTGACCCAGGAGAGCTTTATAAAAATTATGAAAAACTTAAAAATCTTTAAAAGTCATAAAGGTAATTTTCAATGTTGGATTTTGAAGATAGCTTTAAATGTTTGTAAAGATTATTGGAAAAGCGCTTATGTTAAACATAACACTGTTGATGACAGCTCTTTAGAGCAGGTTTATGAAGAGGAAAATGTTATAAATTATTTAGAAAAGATTGAAGAAAGACAGGAAATCAAAAAAGCCATGATGTTATTGCCAGAAGAACAAAGAGAAGTAATTATATTAAGATACTATAATGATTTGAAAATAAGGGATATAGCTAATATAACAGAAATAAAGGAAGCCACTGTAAAATCAAGATTAAGACTTGCTATAGGAAAGCTTAAAACATTATTACAAAGGGGGGATAGTAATGAAAGAAACAAAAGAAGTATTTAA
- a CDS encoding ABC transporter ATP-binding protein, giving the protein MKLKIDNLTKKYSDKVAVKDFSIEMTEGVYGLLGPNGAGKTTLMRMISDVLNPTCGQILVNNVDKNDLGEDYRDLLGYLPQDMGYYKNFTAERFLKYVAALKGLNKKIAKERIEELLEVVGLSEYKNKKVGKFSGGMRQRVGIAQALLNNPKILVLDEPTAGLDPKERIRFRNLISDISKERIIILSTHIVGDIEYIAKQVILIKEGQLIKSSTGERLLKEMKGKVWKVEVDEKDITKYEDTYQVVNIMRKENKVQLRILSPHKPVESAIDIEPNFEDMYMHYFNEKIE; this is encoded by the coding sequence ATGAAACTTAAAATAGATAACTTAACTAAAAAATATTCAGATAAGGTAGCTGTAAAAGATTTTTCTATAGAGATGACTGAAGGGGTTTATGGGTTATTAGGACCCAATGGAGCAGGAAAGACCACCTTAATGAGGATGATTTCTGATGTACTTAATCCTACCTGTGGACAGATTTTAGTAAATAATGTGGATAAAAATGATTTAGGAGAAGATTATAGAGACTTATTAGGATATTTGCCGCAAGATATGGGATACTATAAAAATTTTACAGCAGAAAGATTTTTAAAGTATGTGGCAGCGTTAAAAGGTTTGAATAAAAAAATAGCAAAGGAGAGAATAGAAGAACTTTTAGAGGTTGTAGGACTTAGTGAGTATAAAAATAAAAAAGTAGGTAAATTTTCCGGTGGGATGAGGCAAAGAGTTGGCATAGCTCAAGCACTTTTAAATAATCCTAAGATTTTAGTATTAGATGAGCCTACAGCAGGGTTAGATCCTAAAGAGAGAATACGTTTTAGAAATTTAATTTCAGATATATCCAAAGAGAGAATTATTATTTTGTCTACTCATATTGTTGGGGATATAGAATATATTGCTAAACAGGTTATTTTAATAAAAGAGGGACAACTTATTAAATCTTCAACAGGAGAGAGACTTTTAAAAGAGATGAAGGGTAAGGTCTGGAAGGTAGAAGTAGATGAAAAAGATATAACTAAATATGAGGATACATATCAAGTAGTAAATATTATGAGAAAGGAAAATAAAGTTCAGCTTAGAATATTAAGTCCTCATAAGCCAGTAGAAAGTGCTATAGATATTGAACCTAATTTTGAAGATATGTATATGCATTATTTTAATGAAAAGATAGAATAA
- a CDS encoding SulP family inorganic anion transporter, protein MLKPEILDILKCKEGGLTKEGLIKDFIAGIIVAIIALPLSVALGIASGVSPEKGLITAIIAGFLISFLGGSRVQIGGPTGAFVVIIYGIIDKYGIDGLVIATLMAGIILVIFGLLKFGSLIKYISYPITVGFTAGIAVTLFSTQVKDFLGLVINKVPSEFLPKWSMYISNIGTLNYQTLSLGIFSLLVLIIWPKFSKKVPGALVALILSTLIAYFLKLDVATIGTQFGEISSKIALPKLPGIDIITLQKLIKPAFTIAILAAIESLLSAVVADGMIGKKHNSNMELIAQGVGNIASALFGGIPATGAIARTAANVKNGGRTPIAGMVHAITLLLIMKIFMPLAKYIPLTTLAAILIVVSYNMSGWRIFKDMLKAPKSDVIILLATFFLTVIFDLVIAIEVGIFISMCLFMRKMALAIEINELDENYCSKKLSLESIHTNKIGNEILIYDINGPLFFAGIDNFISSIESLDTESKVVILRMKNMPVLDVTAYSELKKIEKLCIEEEIKLIMSEVQAQPMGVMENMGMVSRLGKNRFIRTLEEAIKAANNCCIS, encoded by the coding sequence ATGTTAAAACCAGAAATTTTAGACATATTAAAATGCAAAGAGGGAGGATTAACCAAAGAAGGATTAATAAAAGATTTTATAGCTGGTATTATAGTAGCTATAATAGCTTTACCATTATCTGTGGCTTTAGGTATAGCCTCGGGAGTATCCCCAGAAAAGGGACTTATTACAGCCATAATAGCAGGATTTTTAATTTCATTTTTAGGTGGAAGTAGAGTTCAAATAGGAGGACCTACAGGAGCCTTTGTTGTTATTATATATGGTATCATAGATAAATATGGTATCGATGGACTTGTAATAGCCACATTGATGGCGGGGATAATACTTGTTATCTTTGGGTTATTAAAATTCGGCTCTTTAATTAAATACATATCTTATCCAATAACAGTTGGATTTACAGCAGGGATAGCTGTTACATTATTCTCTACTCAAGTTAAGGATTTCTTAGGGTTAGTAATAAATAAAGTACCATCAGAATTTTTACCAAAATGGTCAATGTACATATCTAACATAGGAACATTAAATTATCAAACTTTAAGTTTAGGTATTTTTTCTTTATTAGTTTTAATAATATGGCCTAAATTTAGTAAAAAAGTACCAGGAGCGTTAGTTGCACTAATATTATCTACTCTTATAGCTTATTTTTTAAAGCTAGATGTGGCAACTATAGGAACTCAATTTGGAGAAATATCATCAAAAATAGCACTACCTAAATTACCAGGAATAGATATTATCACGTTACAAAAGTTAATTAAGCCAGCTTTTACTATAGCTATTTTAGCAGCTATAGAATCTTTATTATCTGCAGTTGTAGCAGATGGTATGATAGGTAAAAAACATAATTCAAATATGGAGTTAATAGCACAAGGGGTTGGAAATATTGCGTCAGCTTTGTTTGGAGGAATACCAGCTACAGGAGCTATTGCAAGAACAGCAGCTAATGTTAAAAATGGAGGAAGAACTCCTATAGCGGGAATGGTACATGCTATAACATTATTATTAATAATGAAGATTTTTATGCCCTTAGCAAAGTACATTCCGTTGACTACTTTAGCAGCTATATTAATAGTTGTATCTTATAATATGAGTGGATGGAGAATTTTTAAAGATATGCTAAAAGCACCAAAAAGTGATGTAATAATATTACTAGCCACATTTTTTCTAACAGTTATATTTGATTTAGTAATAGCTATAGAAGTAGGGATATTCATATCCATGTGCTTATTTATGAGAAAAATGGCTTTGGCTATAGAAATTAATGAATTGGATGAAAATTATTGTTCTAAAAAATTAAGTTTAGAAAGTATACATACAAATAAAATAGGTAATGAAATATTAATATATGACATAAATGGTCCACTATTTTTTGCAGGTATAGATAATTTTATATCTTCAATAGAAAGCCTAGATACAGAGTCAAAAGTGGTTATATTAAGAATGAAAAATATGCCTGTACTAGATGTTACAGCTTATAGTGAGTTAAAGAAAATAGAAAAACTGTGCATAGAAGAGGAAATAAAATTAATTATGTCCGAAGTACAAGCTCAACCTATGGGGGTTATGGAAAATATGGGAATGGTATCAAGATTAGGAAAAAATAGATTTATAAGAACTTTAGAGGAAGCTATAAAAGCAGCTAATAATTGTTGTATTAGTTAA
- the proS gene encoding proline--tRNA ligase — protein MARDKKFVEDITPMDEDFAQWYTDIVKKAELADYSSVRGCMIIRPYAYAMWEMIQKDLDERFKATGHENVYMPLFIPESLLNKEKDHIEGFAPEVAWVTHGGEEELTERLCVRPTSETLFCEHYAKIVQSYKDLPKLYNQWCSVVRWEKTTRPFLRTAEFLWQEGHTIHATAEEARKETEQMLNVYAKHVEDVLAIPVIKGQKTEQEKFAGAVATYTIESLMHDGKALQTGTSHYLGDHFASAFGIQYSDKEGKLQNVHQTSWGVTTRMLGAIIMVHGDDSGLVVPPRIAPTQVVIVPVAQHKEGVLDKAYELKERVGKVARVKLDDTDKMPGWKFNEYEMKGVPIRLEVGPKDIEKNQVVLVRRDIREKITVSMDELEVVIPELLNKIHESMFNKAKERMEQKTSIAKNMDEFKKVVENKAGFVKAMWCGDKECEEKIKEETGASSRCIPFDGEDVSDTCVCCGKKAKNLVYWGRAY, from the coding sequence ATGGCAAGAGATAAAAAATTTGTTGAAGATATTACACCAATGGATGAAGACTTTGCACAATGGTATACAGATATAGTAAAGAAGGCTGAACTTGCAGATTATTCAAGTGTAAGGGGTTGTATGATAATACGTCCTTATGCCTATGCTATGTGGGAAATGATTCAAAAGGACTTAGATGAAAGATTTAAAGCTACAGGACATGAAAATGTATATATGCCTTTATTCATACCAGAAAGTTTATTAAATAAAGAAAAAGATCATATAGAAGGGTTCGCTCCAGAGGTTGCTTGGGTAACTCATGGTGGAGAAGAAGAGCTTACAGAAAGATTATGTGTTAGACCTACATCAGAAACATTATTCTGTGAACACTATGCAAAAATAGTTCAATCTTATAAGGATTTGCCAAAGCTTTATAATCAATGGTGCTCAGTAGTAAGATGGGAAAAAACTACAAGACCATTTTTAAGAACTGCAGAATTTTTATGGCAAGAAGGCCATACAATTCATGCTACAGCAGAAGAAGCAAGAAAAGAAACGGAACAAATGCTTAATGTATATGCAAAACATGTTGAAGATGTGTTAGCTATACCTGTAATAAAGGGACAAAAAACAGAACAAGAAAAATTTGCAGGGGCAGTGGCTACTTACACAATAGAAAGTTTAATGCATGATGGTAAAGCGCTACAAACAGGTACATCTCACTATCTTGGAGACCATTTTGCAAGTGCCTTTGGAATTCAATATTCAGATAAAGAAGGAAAACTTCAAAATGTACATCAAACTTCATGGGGCGTTACAACTCGTATGTTAGGAGCTATAATAATGGTTCATGGAGATGACAGTGGATTAGTAGTTCCACCAAGAATAGCACCAACACAAGTAGTTATAGTACCAGTAGCTCAGCATAAAGAAGGAGTACTTGATAAAGCTTATGAACTAAAAGAAAGAGTGGGTAAAGTAGCGAGAGTTAAACTTGATGATACAGACAAGATGCCAGGTTGGAAATTTAATGAATATGAAATGAAAGGTGTTCCAATAAGATTAGAAGTTGGACCTAAAGATATAGAAAAAAACCAAGTGGTTTTGGTAAGAAGAGATATAAGAGAAAAAATTACAGTTTCTATGGATGAACTAGAAGTAGTTATACCAGAATTGTTAAATAAAATACATGAATCTATGTTTAATAAAGCTAAAGAAAGAATGGAACAAAAAACTAGTATAGCTAAAAACATGGATGAATTTAAAAAAGTTGTTGAAAATAAAGCTGGTTTTGTAAAGGCTATGTGGTGCGGAGATAAAGAATGTGAAGAAAAAATAAAAGAAGAAACAGGAGCTAGTTCTAGATGTATACCATTTGATGGAGAAGATGTATCAGATACTTGTGTATGTTGTGGCAAAAAAGCTAAAAATTTAGTTTACTGGGGAAGAGCATATTAA